In Mastigocladopsis repens PCC 10914, a single window of DNA contains:
- a CDS encoding SDR family oxidoreductase: MKAFVTGSTGLLGNNLVRLLLEQGYSVKALVRSPEKASQLLSDLDVTLVKGDMLNIDSFAKELAGCDILFHTAAYFREYYQPGNHWQMLEDINIKGTIKLLTEAEKQGIKKVIYVSSAGPVGMKAANVPGDESTPPEQQAIKNLYFKSKVLAEDAIFEFLKQHSLPVTLILPGWMFGPRDAAPTGAGQLVLDYLNQKMPGILDGGTCVVDARDVAQAMINAVEYGKSGKRYITAGQFCNFETLFQTLEKVSAIPSPKRRIPYILTLIVAWFSDNYARLTNNRSMLPLDGIRIMHLKRQVSSAKAIKELGASFRPLEKTLDDVVEWYRKHY; this comes from the coding sequence ATGAAAGCATTTGTCACTGGCAGTACCGGATTACTCGGTAACAATTTGGTGCGCTTGTTATTAGAACAAGGGTATTCAGTAAAAGCCTTAGTCCGTTCGCCTGAAAAAGCATCTCAGCTTTTGAGCGATTTAGATGTCACCCTAGTAAAGGGCGATATGCTTAACATCGATAGCTTTGCTAAAGAATTAGCCGGATGCGATATTTTATTTCACACCGCTGCTTATTTCCGGGAATATTATCAACCTGGCAATCACTGGCAGATGCTTGAGGATATTAATATCAAGGGCACGATTAAATTGCTAACAGAGGCAGAAAAGCAAGGCATCAAAAAAGTCATTTACGTAAGTTCAGCGGGTCCAGTGGGAATGAAAGCTGCGAATGTACCTGGTGACGAATCTACTCCACCCGAGCAGCAGGCAATCAAAAATCTCTATTTCAAAAGCAAAGTATTAGCAGAGGATGCAATTTTTGAATTTCTCAAACAGCACTCTCTACCAGTTACTTTAATCTTACCAGGATGGATGTTTGGACCAAGAGACGCTGCACCAACAGGTGCTGGTCAACTTGTGTTGGATTATCTCAATCAAAAAATGCCGGGTATTCTGGATGGCGGAACTTGTGTAGTTGACGCGCGGGATGTGGCACAGGCAATGATTAATGCGGTAGAGTATGGCAAGAGCGGTAAACGTTACATTACAGCTGGGCAATTTTGCAATTTTGAGACTCTTTTCCAAACTTTAGAAAAAGTCAGTGCTATTCCTTCTCCTAAACGTCGAATTCCCTACATTTTGACTTTAATTGTTGCCTGGTTTTCTGATAACTATGCTCGACTTACCAACAACAGGTCGATGCTTCCTCTTGATGGTATCCGAATCATGCATTTAAAAAGACAGGTTTCATCTGCAAAGGCAATCAAAGAATTGGGGGCAAGTTTCCGACCTTTGGAAAAGACACTGGATGATGTCGTTGAGTGGTATCGAAAACACTATTAA
- a CDS encoding PadR family transcriptional regulator, which yields MSRENKSKYAILGILSFGPKSGYDIKKKIETVTGNFWTESYGQIYPILKRLMAEGLATQSVEEQVGKPDRHVYTLTDKGLEELQRWLIEPVEPQVERIEILLKLFFGKQVTVADNIRHVQQFRELQQQQLQKYQVLEEEVKVNGTDNPNFPYWLITVSYKLHVTKALISWCDETLARLKQMTEETLKDVNE from the coding sequence ATGTCAAGAGAGAACAAAAGCAAATACGCCATTTTGGGAATACTAAGTTTTGGTCCTAAGTCCGGTTACGACATCAAAAAGAAGATAGAGACAGTGACCGGCAACTTTTGGACTGAAAGCTACGGGCAAATTTACCCTATCCTCAAACGATTAATGGCTGAAGGACTGGCGACTCAATCAGTAGAGGAGCAAGTAGGTAAACCAGATCGCCACGTCTATACGCTCACAGACAAAGGGCTAGAGGAGTTGCAACGCTGGTTAATAGAACCTGTTGAACCTCAAGTAGAGCGAATCGAAATTTTATTAAAGCTGTTCTTTGGAAAGCAAGTTACTGTCGCTGATAACATTCGTCATGTGCAGCAATTCCGGGAACTGCAACAGCAGCAGCTGCAAAAGTACCAAGTTCTTGAAGAAGAGGTGAAGGTAAACGGGACTGATAATCCGAATTTTCCTTACTGGTTAATAACCGTCAGCTACAAGCTACACGTTACGAAGGCTTTGATTAGTTGGTGTGACGAGACGCTAGCTAGATTAAAGCAGATGACCGAGGAAACATTAAAAGACGTTAATGAGTGA
- a CDS encoding sugar phosphate nucleotidyltransferase, translating to MTKRQIIGLLPAGGQATRISPLPLSKELYPVGFQDFGVKCNWRPKVVSQYLLEKMQLAGINKAYFILRSGKWDIPAYFGDGTMLSMSLGYLIMGLPYSVPFTLDQGYPFVQDAVVALGFPDILFQPEDAYVRVLTRLEVSNADVVLGLFPTDKPHKAGMVDFDDEGRVRLIIEKPRQSNLRYMWGIAVWTPAFTQFLHEYLMTLKANNNLTQLPETPIGDVIQAAINKGFHVEAEAFGDGTYLDIGTPDDLVRAVRHFAALADGEGQ from the coding sequence ATGACCAAGCGCCAAATCATTGGACTGCTACCTGCTGGTGGACAGGCAACCCGGATTTCTCCCTTACCACTTAGCAAAGAGTTGTATCCGGTTGGCTTTCAAGATTTTGGTGTTAAATGTAACTGGCGACCAAAAGTAGTTTCTCAATATCTGCTGGAAAAAATGCAACTAGCAGGCATCAATAAGGCATATTTTATACTGCGTTCTGGTAAGTGGGATATTCCAGCATATTTTGGTGATGGCACGATGCTTTCTATGAGCTTGGGCTATCTCATTATGGGTTTGCCTTATAGTGTCCCTTTCACGTTGGATCAGGGTTATCCTTTTGTTCAAGATGCTGTTGTAGCCTTGGGTTTTCCTGATATTTTGTTTCAGCCTGAAGATGCTTATGTACGGGTACTCACACGCCTTGAGGTTAGTAACGCCGATGTTGTCTTAGGATTATTCCCTACCGATAAACCTCATAAAGCGGGTATGGTCGATTTTGACGATGAAGGTAGAGTGCGGCTGATCATCGAAAAACCTCGCCAGTCAAATTTGCGTTATATGTGGGGTATTGCGGTTTGGACACCTGCTTTTACACAGTTTTTGCACGAGTACCTTATGACTCTCAAGGCAAATAACAACCTAACACAGCTACCAGAAACACCCATTGGCGATGTCATTCAAGCTGCTATTAATAAGGGTTTTCATGTAGAAGCGGAAGCATTTGGTGATGGTACTTATCTAGATATTGGCACACCGGATGATTTAGTCCGAGCCGTGCGGCATTTTGCTGCTTTGGCAGATGGGGAAGGTCAGTAG
- the mgtE gene encoding magnesium transporter, with amino-acid sequence MLTHDVRNSVIDVGDLNQLKLDLNSFQPVDAGEYITQLPKRQRAIAFRLLNKHQAIDVFEYLPPQVQEEIINSLHDVQVAHIVEAMSPDERAELFDELPAGVVKRLLQELSPEQRQATATILGYSEGTAGRVMTTEYVRLRQGLTVGEALSKIRRQDEDKETIYYAYVTDDNRKLVSVVSLRQMLFTFPDVLIGDIASDRVIKVRTEMPQEEVARIMKRYDLIAVPVVDREDRLVGIITIDDVIDILEEEATEDIQKLAGISGDEAALSPPQVTIRKRLPWLLGNIGLYIGAASAIAPFQSVISLVPVLAVIMPILSNTSGNVAIQALSVTVRGLGVGEVTPLDTLKILRKEILAGLGTALALGIALGTLSMIWSPPHERWVSIVAATVMVVNVFIAASLGTVLPMTLKRLNLDPALISGPLLTTTLDAIGFLTFLSMISVALQIFK; translated from the coding sequence ATGCTCACGCACGATGTTCGCAATTCAGTTATTGATGTTGGCGACTTAAACCAGCTCAAGTTGGATTTGAATAGTTTTCAACCCGTTGATGCGGGAGAGTATATTACACAATTGCCCAAGCGACAACGGGCGATCGCATTCCGTTTACTCAACAAACACCAGGCAATTGATGTCTTTGAATATCTGCCTCCACAAGTGCAGGAAGAAATTATAAATTCCCTGCATGATGTTCAGGTAGCGCACATTGTCGAGGCGATGAGTCCGGATGAACGGGCAGAATTGTTTGACGAGTTGCCGGCTGGGGTTGTCAAACGCCTCTTACAAGAACTTAGCCCAGAACAACGGCAAGCAACAGCAACGATTCTCGGCTATTCTGAAGGCACCGCAGGACGTGTGATGACAACAGAATACGTGCGGTTGCGGCAAGGATTGACTGTCGGAGAAGCTTTAAGTAAGATTCGACGCCAAGACGAAGATAAGGAGACGATTTACTATGCCTACGTGACAGACGATAACCGGAAGCTAGTGAGTGTTGTCTCGCTGCGACAGATGCTGTTTACCTTTCCTGATGTTTTGATCGGAGATATTGCCAGCGATCGCGTCATTAAGGTAAGAACAGAAATGCCCCAGGAAGAAGTTGCCCGAATCATGAAGCGATATGACTTAATCGCTGTCCCTGTGGTTGACCGCGAAGATAGACTGGTAGGTATTATCACGATTGATGATGTGATAGATATTCTGGAAGAAGAAGCCACAGAAGACATTCAAAAACTGGCGGGTATAAGTGGTGATGAAGCAGCTTTGTCCCCTCCTCAAGTCACCATTCGCAAGCGCTTGCCTTGGTTGTTGGGGAATATTGGTTTATACATCGGTGCAGCTAGTGCGATCGCCCCTTTTCAGAGTGTCATTTCCCTCGTACCCGTTCTGGCAGTCATCATGCCAATTTTATCTAACACCAGTGGTAATGTTGCCATTCAAGCCTTATCAGTGACAGTACGGGGTTTGGGTGTTGGCGAAGTCACACCGTTAGATACCTTGAAAATTCTCCGTAAGGAAATCTTAGCAGGGTTAGGCACCGCTTTAGCCCTAGGTATTGCCCTTGGCACACTTTCAATGATTTGGTCGCCCCCTCACGAACGGTGGGTATCTATAGTTGCAGCCACAGTGATGGTTGTCAATGTCTTCATAGCCGCCTCATTGGGAACAGTGCTACCCATGACTTTGAAGCGGTTAAACCTCGACCCAGCTTTAATTAGTGGTCCCCTCTTGACGACGACCTTGGATGCAATCGGGTTTTTGACTTTTCTATCGATGATTTCAGTAGCGTTGCAGATATTTAAATAA
- a CDS encoding glycoside hydrolase family 15 protein, whose amino-acid sequence MKTAAQLQARLECYYQQIKTIILARQNPITGLLPASTAITAHGDYTDAWVRDNVYSILAVWGLALAYRKVDEDKGRAYELEHSVVKLMRGLLFAMMRQSSKVEQFKHTQSPLDALHAKYNTATGDIVVGDDEWGHLQLDATSIFLLILAQMTASGLQIIFTFDEVNFVQNLVYYIGRAYRTPDYGIWERGNKINHGNAELNASSLGMAKAALEAINGLDLFGVHGCQASVIHALPDEIARARITLESLLPRESPSKEIDAALLSVISFPAFAVEDVQLRDRTRNDIIHKLEGKYGCKRFLRDGHQTVLEDTNRLHYEPLELKQFEHIECEWPLFFTYLFLDGLFRGEQDQVKHYQKRVESLLVERNSLRLLPELYYVPAESVEAQKLAPQSQPRLPNENIPLVWAQSLYFLGQMLSEGLIAVGDIDPLGRHLYMGKHREPLVQIALLAEDEDLQGKLAVHGIETQTPKQVEPIQVRQADDLSAIYTQIGRNDKLGLTGRPVRRLRSLTTSKIFRLRGETVVFLPSFLDSQVFYLTLDYHFLVYQMKSELAYIQKYWIDLGRPILTLMLTHTMLETGSEALLALMQELKDGVCNGVRVKLGRLNQLMLTAGTQRVDFLQEDFEFSQSSVKDAALRCSYLIYNPDKNWSLRHTQEFQMECETNLKLLLSSLRSSENLYEQIELLQTLIRLEGLEFDTGFGGPGRPVTVADLLDEVYTKAGDSGIWAVVRRAAGLRQMSDIGLSDVVTSIVVRGKQIAVGKAYSEASLITKPLSHSEIVEKINHFCREDISDRVLTQEILIYLSALIKTEPELFNGLLTLRVGYIILLITSELARKLNVTQDEAYEHLMQLSPFEVNTRVRQVLFEYTSTSQLLRQQESLHVKQKESDIDWVVLPALGDEIDVQPGGWRRFRQAEGATGRVPKDFFQQVWLVMEHCKGLVIGDKLERRNRLDSAVILSEMTAGEKNFALQVEHLLNKIEAPEYRQVCIETLMELAAIASNNPNLQIQAYIVLDVLIGHAVRLAWLESHPGRRERYDEDKASAWRSFYNTSPRECASYVVKAFRFLTEFGQDIAA is encoded by the coding sequence ATGAAAACAGCCGCTCAACTGCAAGCTCGTCTTGAATGTTATTATCAGCAAATCAAGACAATTATCCTTGCCCGTCAGAACCCAATTACAGGTTTGCTACCAGCAAGTACAGCCATAACTGCCCACGGTGATTATACCGATGCTTGGGTGCGTGATAACGTTTATAGCATTCTGGCGGTTTGGGGGTTGGCACTCGCTTACCGCAAAGTTGATGAAGACAAGGGACGCGCCTATGAGCTAGAACACAGCGTTGTCAAGCTCATGCGGGGGTTGTTGTTTGCTATGATGCGTCAAAGTTCTAAAGTAGAGCAATTCAAGCATACCCAATCGCCGTTGGATGCTTTACACGCCAAGTACAACACAGCTACAGGCGATATCGTTGTTGGCGATGACGAATGGGGACATTTGCAACTGGATGCCACATCAATATTTCTACTGATATTGGCGCAAATGACTGCTTCAGGCTTGCAGATAATTTTCACTTTTGATGAAGTGAATTTCGTCCAAAATTTGGTTTACTACATTGGACGAGCGTACCGTACTCCAGATTACGGTATTTGGGAACGAGGCAATAAAATTAATCATGGCAACGCAGAATTGAACGCCAGTTCTCTAGGCATGGCAAAAGCCGCATTGGAAGCTATCAATGGCTTGGATTTATTTGGCGTACATGGTTGTCAAGCATCGGTGATTCATGCGCTGCCAGATGAAATTGCCCGTGCCAGGATTACGCTAGAATCCCTATTACCTAGAGAATCGCCATCCAAGGAAATTGATGCGGCGCTGTTGAGCGTTATTAGCTTTCCAGCGTTTGCGGTAGAAGATGTGCAACTGCGCGATCGCACACGCAATGATATCATTCACAAACTTGAAGGAAAATACGGTTGCAAGCGCTTTTTACGCGACGGACATCAAACAGTTTTAGAAGATACAAACCGCTTGCACTACGAACCTCTGGAACTCAAACAATTTGAGCATATTGAGTGTGAATGGCCTTTATTTTTCACCTATTTATTTCTAGATGGGTTGTTTCGCGGCGAACAAGACCAAGTGAAACATTACCAGAAGCGTGTAGAGTCTTTATTAGTTGAGCGTAATAGCTTGCGTCTATTACCAGAACTTTATTATGTCCCAGCTGAGTCTGTAGAGGCCCAGAAGTTAGCACCCCAAAGTCAGCCGCGTTTACCTAACGAAAATATTCCCTTAGTATGGGCACAGAGTTTGTATTTTCTTGGTCAAATGTTGAGTGAAGGGTTAATAGCGGTTGGAGATATCGACCCTTTGGGAAGGCATTTGTACATGGGTAAACACCGGGAACCTTTGGTACAAATCGCCTTACTAGCAGAAGATGAGGATTTACAGGGAAAACTCGCAGTTCATGGCATTGAAACGCAAACGCCCAAGCAAGTAGAACCAATTCAGGTTCGACAGGCTGATGACCTTTCAGCCATTTATACTCAGATTGGACGCAACGATAAACTTGGTTTAACTGGACGTCCAGTGCGACGTCTGCGGAGTTTGACAACATCTAAGATTTTTCGCCTCCGTGGCGAGACAGTTGTCTTTCTGCCCTCGTTTTTAGACTCCCAAGTGTTCTACTTAACTCTTGATTACCATTTTCTGGTGTATCAAATGAAAAGTGAACTTGCTTACATTCAAAAATATTGGATAGATTTAGGGCGTCCTATCCTAACTTTAATGTTGACTCACACCATGTTAGAAACAGGTAGTGAGGCATTGCTTGCTCTGATGCAAGAACTCAAAGATGGTGTTTGTAACGGTGTCCGGGTAAAATTGGGGCGGCTTAATCAGTTGATGTTGACAGCTGGAACACAACGGGTTGATTTTCTGCAAGAAGATTTTGAATTTTCTCAATCTTCCGTCAAAGATGCTGCGCTTCGCTGCTCTTATCTAATTTACAATCCAGACAAAAACTGGTCTTTAAGGCATACTCAAGAATTCCAAATGGAGTGTGAAACCAATTTAAAATTGTTGCTATCTTCTTTGCGTTCATCAGAAAATCTCTACGAGCAAATTGAGTTGTTGCAGACTTTGATTCGTTTGGAAGGGCTGGAGTTTGATACAGGCTTTGGTGGACCGGGGCGTCCCGTGACGGTGGCAGATTTGCTTGATGAAGTTTACACTAAAGCAGGTGACTCGGGCATTTGGGCAGTTGTGCGTCGGGCTGCGGGGTTGCGGCAAATGAGCGATATCGGCTTATCAGATGTGGTGACGAGTATTGTGGTACGCGGTAAGCAAATTGCGGTAGGTAAAGCTTACAGTGAAGCTTCGCTGATAACAAAGCCACTGTCGCATAGCGAAATTGTTGAGAAAATAAATCACTTTTGTCGAGAGGATATAAGTGATCGCGTTCTGACTCAGGAAATTCTGATTTATCTGAGTGCCCTCATTAAGACAGAACCGGAACTGTTTAATGGACTACTGACACTGAGAGTTGGCTATATCATCCTGTTGATTACAAGCGAACTGGCACGGAAGCTAAACGTCACTCAGGATGAGGCATACGAACACCTCATGCAACTCTCGCCTTTTGAAGTGAACACAAGGGTTCGTCAGGTATTATTTGAATACACCAGCACAAGTCAGCTGTTACGCCAGCAAGAATCTCTGCACGTCAAACAAAAAGAAAGTGACATTGATTGGGTGGTGCTACCAGCTTTAGGAGATGAGATAGATGTGCAACCAGGCGGTTGGCGACGGTTTCGTCAAGCTGAGGGAGCAACAGGACGTGTACCAAAAGACTTCTTTCAGCAGGTTTGGCTGGTGATGGAACATTGCAAAGGCTTGGTGATTGGCGATAAGTTAGAACGTCGCAATCGTTTGGATAGTGCGGTCATTTTGTCAGAGATGACAGCAGGGGAAAAGAATTTTGCCTTACAGGTAGAGCATCTGTTGAATAAAATTGAGGCTCCGGAGTATCGACAAGTTTGTATTGAGACATTGATGGAATTAGCAGCAATTGCATCCAACAACCCCAACTTGCAAATTCAAGCATATATAGTGTTGGATGTGTTAATCGGTCACGCCGTACGACTGGCATGGTTAGAAAGTCATCCTGGAAGAAGGGAGCGGTACGATGAGGATAAAGCGAGCGCGTGGCGATCGTTCTACAACACCTCTCCTAGAGAGTGCGCTAGTTATGTTGTGAAAGCGTTTAGGTTCTTGACAGAATTTGGGCAAGATATAGCAGCTTAA
- a CDS encoding sensor histidine kinase, producing MDALAILHVEDNAFDAHRIQLVLAKDGWKVEAQVVKTCSEYIAAIEQGGFDLILSENAVEGFSGFSAFDIAQQKCPNVPFIFVSGNVNEEEAAAYLRTGAVDYISKEQLWRLAPIARRTLQSSASKQLERYNHAMELLVTVVQELSLARSLDEITAIVRRAARELIGADGASFVLRKGDMCYYAEENAIQPLWKGRLFPIKICIGGWCMRHREQVIIEDVYGDERIPIEAYQPTFIKSLVMVPIRKEAPIGAIGNYWAGRHSPTAEEVHLIQALADSTSVAMENVQIYSELEQRVRERTSQLEFANQELEAFSYTISHDLRSPLRSILSFSELLQMKYNCQLEEQGRQYLNRVCTSAERMNTQIDVMLFLHKLMRLELKQEKVDLSSMANEILSHLKAAEVNRQVETHVAEGLTVHGDSVLLRVMLENLLSNAWKYSSKTPQARIEFGVTHQSDGSSIFYVRDNGAGFDMTYADKLFRPFQRLHSDNEFPGTGVGLTSVQRIIHKHRGRIWIEASVGRGATFYFTIK from the coding sequence ATGGATGCTCTAGCCATTCTCCATGTTGAAGACAATGCCTTTGACGCGCATCGTATTCAGCTTGTGCTGGCTAAAGATGGTTGGAAAGTAGAAGCACAGGTGGTAAAAACTTGTTCTGAGTACATTGCTGCTATTGAACAAGGAGGTTTTGATTTAATTCTTTCAGAAAACGCAGTTGAAGGGTTTTCGGGATTTTCCGCCTTTGATATTGCCCAGCAAAAATGCCCCAACGTTCCTTTCATCTTTGTTTCTGGTAATGTCAATGAGGAGGAAGCAGCGGCATATTTACGTACTGGTGCTGTAGACTACATTTCTAAAGAGCAATTGTGGCGACTAGCACCCATCGCTCGACGTACACTTCAAAGTTCTGCATCTAAGCAACTAGAGCGCTACAACCATGCTATGGAACTCTTGGTCACTGTCGTTCAGGAACTCTCCTTAGCACGCAGTTTAGATGAGATTACGGCGATCGTGCGTCGTGCTGCACGAGAACTTATCGGCGCTGACGGGGCGAGCTTTGTCCTGCGAAAGGGAGATATGTGCTACTATGCTGAGGAAAACGCTATCCAGCCGTTGTGGAAAGGTCGTCTCTTCCCAATAAAGATCTGTATTGGTGGTTGGTGTATGCGACACCGAGAGCAGGTCATCATCGAGGATGTGTACGGTGATGAGCGCATCCCAATCGAAGCGTATCAACCGACTTTTATCAAAAGCTTGGTTATGGTGCCAATTCGTAAGGAAGCACCAATTGGGGCTATTGGCAATTACTGGGCTGGACGACACTCTCCCACCGCAGAAGAAGTACACCTGATCCAGGCTTTGGCTGACAGCACGTCCGTAGCGATGGAAAACGTCCAGATTTATAGCGAGTTGGAACAACGCGTGCGAGAAAGGACATCTCAGTTGGAATTCGCGAATCAGGAATTAGAAGCCTTCTCATATACCATTTCTCATGATTTGCGATCGCCCCTAAGGAGCATTCTAAGCTTCAGTGAGCTTTTGCAGATGAAATACAATTGCCAACTGGAAGAGCAGGGAAGGCAATACCTAAACCGTGTATGTACCTCCGCAGAGCGGATGAACACGCAAATTGACGTCATGCTGTTTTTGCACAAGCTGATGCGCTTAGAACTCAAGCAAGAAAAAGTTGACCTCAGCAGCATGGCTAATGAGATTTTATCTCATCTCAAGGCTGCCGAAGTAAATCGTCAAGTGGAAACACACGTCGCAGAGGGACTAACTGTACATGGTGATTCAGTTCTACTGCGCGTGATGCTGGAAAACTTACTATCCAATGCCTGGAAGTATTCTTCCAAAACTCCGCAAGCACGTATTGAGTTCGGTGTGACACACCAAAGCGACGGTTCATCAATCTTTTACGTGCGGGATAATGGTGCTGGCTTCGACATGACCTACGCCGATAAACTGTTCCGCCCCTTCCAGCGCCTCCACTCTGATAATGAGTTTCCAGGCACAGGTGTAGGGCTAACATCAGTACAACGGATCATCCACAAACATCGAGGGCGCATTTGGATTGAGGCATCTGTAGGTCGAGGGGCAACTTTTTATTTTACCATTAAATAA
- a CDS encoding YkvA family protein: protein MNPIQSLYNWYRNLLRNPKYRWWVILGTLVYFVSPIDILPDVIPIVGEIDDVFVLTLLVTEVSGLMIEGFKQRKGNVETKAANTTEGSTSTSANTIDVDAVSLK, encoded by the coding sequence ATGAATCCAATTCAATCCCTTTATAATTGGTATCGCAATTTACTGCGTAATCCCAAGTACCGCTGGTGGGTAATTTTAGGAACACTGGTTTATTTTGTCAGCCCGATTGATATTCTTCCTGACGTCATCCCCATTGTGGGAGAAATTGATGATGTCTTTGTGTTGACATTGCTAGTTACTGAGGTGTCTGGGCTAATGATTGAAGGCTTTAAACAGCGTAAGGGTAATGTTGAGACCAAAGCCGCCAATACTACCGAGGGTTCCACCTCTACTAGCGCAAACACAATCGATGTTGACGCCGTTTCTCTCAAGTAG
- a CDS encoding mucoidy inhibitor MuiA family protein, which translates to MTNPGVPSVQKTVETEIVAVTVYTDQALVTRRGVLALRGFERELEIIQLPVTIETESIRVSGTGEVAVRLLGVSTEHVFSSEPFTERLTHLTRQIQQLEAEWNFLQAQVDGLALQSRFIEGLREKTEEPFAQSLSRKNLSLSETLDFLNFLGSQYSEYAIATAECKIQQQELDKQLQVLRQQWQQVQTPLSKESFSLSVAIEPAGAGEFELEVSYVVSRAGWTPLYDLRVSTSSNCINLAYLAEVTQSTGEDWMNVSLTLSTAQPELVMPPKLEAWYIDVLRPPEFLQMQKLAPVQAASVAMPALANGDSQTRETKEPQANLVAAETVIAESRQGSAVSFQLSNGGNIPSNGAPHKTTIFNDDFPCSFEYIAVPRLVSFAYLQANVKNSANGVTLLPGKANIFRDNTFVGITQLENIAPGQDFTLNLGMHEGLKIERDLVERQVDKKLIDNNRRMTYGYRIVITNLQNQEANLQFTEQLPISRNEQIKVRLSRSNPQIQVGEMGILEWALTLPPQGKCEIFYQFIVEHPPELTVIGLDI; encoded by the coding sequence GTGACTAACCCGGGAGTACCATCTGTGCAAAAAACAGTAGAGACTGAGATTGTAGCTGTTACGGTGTATACTGACCAAGCCCTTGTGACACGACGGGGTGTTCTAGCCCTGAGAGGATTTGAACGAGAATTAGAAATTATTCAACTGCCAGTTACCATAGAAACTGAGTCGATCAGGGTTAGCGGTACAGGTGAGGTCGCAGTACGCCTGCTGGGAGTCAGTACAGAGCACGTCTTCTCCAGCGAACCCTTCACCGAACGTTTGACTCACTTGACAAGGCAAATTCAGCAATTAGAAGCAGAATGGAACTTTCTGCAAGCGCAAGTGGATGGTTTGGCTTTGCAGTCAAGGTTTATCGAAGGCTTGCGTGAAAAGACAGAGGAACCCTTTGCACAGAGTCTGTCGCGGAAAAATCTGAGCCTGAGCGAAACTTTGGATTTTCTGAACTTTTTGGGAAGCCAGTACAGCGAGTATGCTATTGCTACAGCAGAGTGCAAGATCCAACAGCAGGAATTAGACAAGCAGCTACAAGTCCTCCGTCAACAATGGCAACAAGTACAAACACCATTATCTAAGGAAAGTTTTAGCTTGAGTGTGGCAATTGAGCCTGCGGGTGCCGGAGAGTTTGAGCTAGAAGTATCCTACGTGGTTAGTCGTGCCGGTTGGACTCCGTTGTATGACTTGCGGGTGAGTACGAGTAGCAATTGCATTAATCTCGCCTATCTTGCTGAAGTCACCCAAAGCACTGGTGAAGATTGGATGAACGTATCTCTGACCCTCTCTACTGCTCAACCAGAACTGGTAATGCCACCTAAATTGGAAGCTTGGTATATTGACGTACTACGTCCACCAGAGTTCCTGCAGATGCAAAAACTAGCGCCCGTACAAGCTGCTTCTGTGGCTATGCCTGCTCTTGCTAATGGGGACAGTCAAACTAGAGAAACCAAAGAACCACAGGCAAATCTCGTTGCTGCTGAAACTGTCATCGCAGAATCTAGACAAGGTAGTGCAGTCAGTTTTCAACTGAGTAACGGCGGAAACATTCCCAGTAATGGCGCACCTCACAAAACGACAATTTTTAATGACGATTTCCCTTGTAGCTTTGAATATATAGCAGTACCACGCTTGGTCAGTTTTGCTTATCTACAAGCTAATGTGAAAAATAGTGCTAATGGCGTGACTTTGTTACCAGGGAAAGCAAATATTTTCCGAGATAATACATTTGTTGGAATAACTCAATTAGAGAATATCGCACCAGGGCAAGATTTCACGCTTAACTTAGGGATGCATGAGGGTTTGAAAATTGAGCGTGACTTAGTTGAGCGCCAGGTAGACAAAAAGCTGATTGATAACAATCGAAGAATGACTTATGGTTATCGGATAGTTATTACTAACTTACAAAATCAAGAAGCCAATTTACAATTTACTGAACAATTACCAATCAGTCGTAACGAACAAATTAAAGTCCGCCTGAGCCGTAGCAACCCGCAAATTCAAGTAGGTGAGATGGGAATATTGGAATGGGCTTTAACTCTTCCACCGCAGGGAAAATGTGAAATATTTTATCAATTCATCGTTGAGCATCCGCCTGAGTTAACGGTTATAGGTTTGGATATATAA